Proteins encoded by one window of Blautia luti:
- the pfkB gene encoding 1-phosphofructokinase: MIYTVTFNPSLDYIVSVDDFKLGLTNRTSSELMLPGGKGINVSTVLMNLGIENTALGFTAGFVGEEIIRRLQEMGVKSDFIQISEGVSRINVKLKSIDGTEINGAGPVISRDKVEELMKKLDELGEGDVLFLAGSIPSSMPDDMYEQIMARLDGKGVMIVVDATKDLLVNVLKYHPFLVKPNNHELGEIFGAELKTREDVIPYGKKLQGKGARNVLISMAGEGAVLVAEDGQVFKEPAPKGRLVNGVGAGDSMVAGFVAGWMEKKDYEYAFHMGIAAGSASAFSENLATEEEIKAVYRQVTEK; this comes from the coding sequence ATGATCTACACAGTAACTTTTAATCCGTCTCTGGACTATATCGTTTCCGTAGATGATTTTAAACTGGGACTGACAAACAGAACAAGCTCAGAGCTGATGCTTCCGGGTGGAAAAGGAATCAATGTTTCCACAGTTTTGATGAATCTGGGAATTGAGAATACAGCGCTTGGATTTACCGCAGGATTTGTTGGAGAAGAGATTATCCGCAGATTACAGGAGATGGGGGTGAAATCCGATTTCATCCAGATCAGTGAGGGAGTTTCCAGAATCAATGTGAAGCTGAAATCTATCGATGGAACCGAGATCAACGGAGCGGGTCCGGTGATCAGCAGAGATAAAGTAGAGGAGCTGATGAAGAAACTGGATGAGCTTGGAGAGGGCGATGTACTTTTCCTGGCAGGCAGCATTCCATCTTCCATGCCGGATGACATGTATGAACAGATTATGGCAAGACTGGATGGAAAAGGTGTGATGATCGTTGTTGATGCGACAAAAGATCTGCTGGTCAATGTCCTGAAATATCATCCATTCCTAGTAAAACCAAATAACCATGAGCTGGGAGAAATCTTTGGTGCAGAATTAAAGACAAGAGAAGATGTGATCCCATACGGAAAGAAACTTCAGGGAAAAGGTGCAAGAAACGTCCTGATCTCCATGGCAGGCGAAGGTGCAGTTCTGGTAGCAGAGGATGGACAGGTATTTAAAGAACCTGCTCCGAAAGGTAGACTTGTAAATGGTGTAGGTGCCGGAGATTCCATGGTAGCCGGTTTCGTAGCCGGATGGATGGAGAAGAAAGATTATGAGTATGCTTTTCATATGGGAATCGCAGCAGGAAGCGCAAGCGCATTTTCCGAGAATCTTGCTACAGAAGAAGAGATTAAAGCAGTTTACCGCCAGGTAACTGAAAAATAA
- a CDS encoding PTS fructose transporter subunit IIABC, producing the protein MRITDLLDRRSVSLTAAPKTKSETLDMAIDLMVKSDKISDREAYRKQVYLREEESTTGIGDGIAIPHGKCDAVKKPGLAAMVIKNGVEFEALDDEPVTLLFLIAAPNTEDNIHLDVLSKLSVMLMDEEFTESLRNASSVDEFMDIIDRADSEKKDIDERLADTGSTEGTQAKILAVTSCPTGIAHTYMAAEGIEKAAKAKNCFVKIETRGSGGAKNVLTDQEIADADCIIVAADAKVPMERFDGKKVIECQVSDGISKADQLIERAINGDAPVYHAAAGSQSSASSARSGGNVGHKIYTQLMNGVSHMLPLVVGGGILIAIAFLIDGLSVDLSALPADQRANFGTITPAAALFKNIGDTAFGFMLPILAGFIAMAIGDRPALALGLVGGMMAANGKSGFLGALIAGFAAGYIIFGLRKVCDKLPEALEKIAPVLIYPVVGILVMGLLMIFIVEPIMGGINTGLNNALTGMGSSSKVILGIVLGGMMAIDMGGPFNKAAYVFGTAAIAAGNYDIMAAVMIGGMTPPCAIALATLLFKDKFTKEERDAGPTNFIMGLAFITEGAIPFAASDPLRVLPSCIIGSAAAGAISMAFNCTLMAPHGGIFVFPVVGNAVMYLVALVVGTVISAVMLGLLKKKVA; encoded by the coding sequence ATGAGAATTACAGATCTTCTTGACAGACGGAGCGTATCGCTGACCGCAGCTCCGAAGACAAAGTCAGAAACCCTGGATATGGCAATTGATCTCATGGTAAAGAGTGATAAGATCAGCGACCGTGAAGCCTATCGCAAACAGGTATATTTGAGAGAAGAAGAGAGCACTACGGGTATTGGCGATGGAATTGCCATTCCTCATGGTAAATGTGATGCAGTTAAGAAACCGGGACTTGCAGCAATGGTCATCAAGAACGGTGTGGAGTTCGAGGCATTGGATGATGAGCCTGTAACCTTATTATTTCTGATCGCAGCTCCGAATACAGAGGACAACATTCACCTGGATGTGCTCAGCAAGCTCTCCGTAATGCTGATGGATGAAGAATTTACAGAATCTCTTCGCAATGCATCCTCTGTAGATGAATTCATGGATATCATTGACAGAGCAGACAGTGAAAAGAAAGATATTGATGAGAGACTCGCAGATACCGGATCGACAGAAGGAACACAGGCAAAGATCCTTGCGGTTACTTCCTGTCCGACTGGTATCGCACATACTTACATGGCGGCGGAAGGAATTGAGAAAGCTGCAAAAGCAAAGAACTGTTTTGTCAAGATTGAGACACGAGGATCCGGCGGAGCAAAGAATGTACTGACGGATCAGGAGATTGCAGATGCTGACTGTATTATTGTTGCAGCAGATGCCAAGGTTCCGATGGAACGTTTTGACGGCAAGAAAGTGATCGAGTGTCAGGTATCAGACGGAATCAGCAAAGCTGACCAGCTCATCGAGAGAGCAATCAACGGGGATGCACCGGTCTACCACGCTGCAGCCGGTTCTCAGTCATCTGCTTCCAGTGCCAGGTCCGGCGGAAACGTAGGTCATAAAATCTATACACAGCTGATGAACGGTGTATCCCATATGCTTCCATTGGTTGTAGGCGGTGGTATTCTGATCGCGATCGCATTCCTGATCGATGGATTAAGCGTAGACTTAAGCGCACTTCCGGCAGACCAGAGAGCAAACTTTGGTACCATTACTCCGGCAGCAGCGTTGTTCAAGAACATTGGTGATACAGCATTTGGTTTTATGCTTCCGATCCTTGCAGGATTTATCGCCATGGCAATCGGTGACAGGCCTGCACTTGCACTTGGTCTTGTTGGCGGTATGATGGCAGCAAACGGCAAATCCGGTTTCCTTGGAGCTCTGATCGCAGGTTTTGCTGCAGGATATATTATTTTTGGACTTCGTAAAGTATGTGACAAACTTCCGGAAGCATTAGAGAAAATAGCACCTGTTCTGATCTATCCTGTAGTGGGAATCCTTGTTATGGGACTCTTAATGATATTTATTGTAGAACCGATCATGGGCGGTATCAACACAGGTCTGAACAATGCCTTGACAGGAATGGGAAGTTCTAGTAAAGTGATTTTGGGTATAGTGCTTGGCGGAATGATGGCCATTGATATGGGCGGTCCGTTTAACAAAGCAGCATATGTATTTGGAACAGCAGCAATTGCAGCTGGCAACTATGATATTATGGCAGCAGTTATGATCGGAGGTATGACACCACCTTGCGCGATCGCACTTGCAACATTGTTGTTTAAGGATAAGTTTACAAAAGAAGAGAGAGACGCAGGTCCTACAAACTTCATCATGGGTCTTGCATTTATCACAGAGGGTGCGATCCCATTTGCAGCATCTGATCCGCTTCGTGTACTTCCGTCCTGTATCATTGGATCAGCGGCAGCGGGAGCGATTTCTATGGCTTTCAACTGTACACTGATGGCACCACATGGTGGAATTTTCGTATTCCCTGTTGTTGGAAATGCAGTCATGTATCTTGTGGCGCTGGTTGTGGGAACAGTAATTTCCGCAGTTATGCTTGGTCTGTTAAAGAAGAAAGTAGCATAA
- a CDS encoding DeoR/GlpR family DNA-binding transcription regulator, which translates to MLTEQRYDIILKLLEERKSITVTELRELLDASESTVRRDITALDKVGKLTKVFGGAVALNHKVTAYEPTVAQKSELNKEEKKKIAKYAASLITPDDFVYLDAGTTTGLMLEYLEGTGAAFVTNAVSHAQTLAKMGIHVYLIGGELKSSTEAVVGSQAMQMIQMYHFTKGFFGTNGITRREGFTTPDTNEAIVKSTAIKQCKDVYILADEAKFGQVSSVTFGEFRDARILTEEIPEEYQESRNILKVK; encoded by the coding sequence ATGCTGACAGAACAGAGATATGACATTATTTTGAAGCTTCTGGAAGAAAGAAAAAGTATTACCGTAACAGAATTGAGAGAACTTCTGGACGCATCAGAATCCACAGTGCGAAGAGACATCACTGCACTGGACAAAGTGGGAAAACTTACCAAAGTTTTCGGTGGTGCAGTAGCGTTAAATCATAAAGTAACTGCCTATGAACCGACCGTAGCGCAGAAATCAGAATTAAATAAAGAAGAAAAGAAGAAAATAGCAAAATATGCAGCCAGTCTGATCACACCGGATGATTTTGTTTACCTGGATGCAGGAACCACCACCGGTCTGATGCTGGAATATCTGGAAGGGACAGGAGCTGCTTTTGTCACAAATGCAGTATCCCACGCCCAGACTCTGGCAAAGATGGGAATTCACGTTTATTTGATCGGAGGGGAACTGAAGAGTTCTACAGAAGCAGTTGTGGGCAGCCAGGCAATGCAGATGATCCAGATGTATCATTTCACAAAAGGCTTCTTCGGAACTAACGGAATCACCAGAAGAGAGGGATTTACCACACCGGACACCAATGAAGCAATCGTCAAGAGTACAGCAATAAAACAGTGTAAAGATGTCTATATCCTTGCAGATGAAGCTAAATTCGGTCAGGTAAGCTCCGTAACTTTCGGCGAATTCCGGGATGCCCGGATCCTGACAGAAGAGATTCCGGAGGAATATCAGGAGAGCAGAAATATCCTGAAGGTAAAATAA
- a CDS encoding HPr family phosphocarrier protein, producing MKEFKYVITDNEGIHARPAGELVKLVKGFESKISIEKEGKKVDCRKLLALMGLGVKKGHEVTFTIEGADEEAAYETVSKFMHENL from the coding sequence ATGAAAGAATTTAAGTATGTGATCACAGACAACGAAGGAATTCACGCACGTCCTGCAGGAGAACTTGTAAAACTGGTAAAAGGTTTTGAGTCCAAAATCTCAATCGAAAAAGAAGGCAAGAAAGTAGACTGCAGAAAACTTCTTGCACTGATGGGACTTGGCGTTAAGAAAGGCCATGAAGTAACATTTACAATCGAAGGTGCTGATGAAGAAGCAGCATATGAAACAGTAAGCAAATTCATGCATGAGAATCTGTAA